The nucleotide window AGCAATAGCCAATGCTGTAGCTGTCACCATGAAGTCATTTTTTTTTTGCCCACTGTCCTATCGAAGTTTCTGCTCcatcatttttttttttgcaattgtaGGACCAGGTGGCAGGTGCCCATACCAATGCAGGTAGCAAATTACCATAATGCCCCTGTGTACAGAGTAATAGCAGGTTTGCAGTACACACGTTGCCAAATGCCAACAACAGAACCATCTGGAAGATGAAACTAGTGGCTGGGAAGGTGCCACGTCCTTGCGTTTGGGTTGCAGGCCTTGCAACTGAGCGGGCCCTACGTGCTGCCAACCAAACTTTTGTTCTGGTACTCGTGGAAGAGTGCAAACTGGATTTtctaaaaaatgctacagtagttaTTATATTGAATCTTACGCTATGTGTATAGAGCATtgaatatagacgaaaaaaattaattacacagttttgttggaaatcacgagacgaacgttttaagcctaattaatccatgattgaatactaattgctaaataaaaacaaaagtgctataaTAGCCAAATTTCTAAATTTTACCCAACTAAACAAGGTCTTTATaggaaaaaaaattgaaaaccaAGATTGCGGTCTTTACGGGAGGGAGGGTAATTCGCACATAAGTTATAGCTGAAAATAATATTGACGGATttattaaaaaagaaaaatactattgtcGACCGAAAAAGGGCGCAACGATACCCCTAAATCATGGTCACTACGCCTGACAATCTGTCACCGGGTAGCAGGATCGTTGATCGAGCCACCCCGTGCCCTGCAAGTCTGGAACAGTGCATCGAACAAAACATCTCGCCGTCTTGAGTGAGCGCCTGAGCTGCTGACGTAGTGACGTGCACGACTTGGCGAGGGCGAGAGGCGCACGCCCTCCGGCTCCGGGCCCGATCCTCCGCCGTTCGAGTCCAGGCCGCACCGCGCCGCGCCCACGTGAGCGGCATAACGGGAACGCGAGCAGAgcctccctcctctcctctccgtCCCGTCGCAACGTAACGCCTCACCCCTCGCTATAAACGCCGTGCTCGTGCACACCCTTCTCTTCTCCCCCGCGACGGCCTCCAGAGTCCAGACCCAGACTGCGCTGCTCCTGAGCCCTGCCGTCTCCTGCTTCCCAGCCGAGGCCAGCCCCGCCGCGCCGCCACTTGTTTGATTCGATTCGACCCGGGGGGGTGTTTATTTCGCGCGTCCAACCGGAAGGGGGCGAAGGGCTCCGAGGATCTCGCACGCGATCCCGGCTTCCCTGAACCCAGAATCGTCCGAGGCGTCTCAGGTACCGCTGCCGGCTGCTCCTCCCGTTTCCTTTCTGATAGACGCGCATAGTTCGCTCCACAAATTCACCcagtttttttgtttgtttgcctTGGTTTCCGTGCCCGTAGAGACGATGGAAATGTACTTGGTTGAGGACCTGGATTTgctggacgacgacgacgagttcgGCGGGTTTGGAGTCACCGTCGGCAGCGATACCCCCAGGCCGGTAAGGATTTCCGACTGCTAGGTgcagctgtctcactgagtcaccaggtggTGGGGAtcaaagcagcctctccgcagatttcgTGGGTGAAGGCCTCGTTTTTTCccttccagaccccactcatgggGCAGCCTcgggcactgggtctgcccttagGCGCCCAGCTCCAGTAGTGTTTCTCACAAGCAAAAATTACCTCGTCTTGGGGTCTTGCGATGGGTGAACGCGAGCAGATCACATGGAGTATGTTGGAGGAGGATATTATCATTATTAGACGTAAAATGACACTGATAGTGTAGTTTCTGGCCCAGCTGTCAGTGGCAGAATTGCTCGCTGAAGGTGTATACTGTAGTACTAGTATAGAGACATCACTCCGAGTAAGCAATTAGTTCCAACTTTTGGAAGGATGTTCAAAGCGCAATTAGCTCTTGCCACTTGCCGATTGTTAATGGTTGGTGCTACAGGTAAGCTAATGGACATAAATCACAACGCTTATAACCCCACCAAATTGCCACTTCAGGTGGAAAAAAGTGTCAACGGCAGCAATGCAATCCCATTCAGAAAACTGTAATGCACCACTTCCTTGAAAGTTACGCCCTCTCGGACTGTTACGATGTTTGATGGACCTTTGTTTGTGTACTATTTTCTGTCTTTGTCATAAAGCCATAATATAAGATCACATTTTCATTCTTGTGTTGTAGGATAAGCAAACGTATGATACTTCTGCTGGGGAGTACAGAAATGGGAAAGACATGCAAGGGATACCCTGGGAGAGTCTGAACTATGGTAGAGACGACTACCGTAGGATGAGGTTGAAGGAGTACAAGAACTATGAGAGCCTCTCCAGATCACATGAGTTGTTGGATTTGGTGAGATTACAATGTCGAATGTGTACAGTTACTTACTCTACTACCAGTTATTGGTGAAAATATGCATACCGGATTCTGGCAATAGGTTATCAATATGACAGATACTTTAGCCCTACATGTGTATGTGTTTATGATAATCTCTTCCAGTAATTTGTTGTGCTATACAACACTTTATGGACTGTTTGAGCTACTAGATTACCAGATCATATGGAGGTGGAGCATCATTATTTTGCAACCTTTTCACTTGCACACCTCAGTTCAAACTATCGAGTAATGTGTTGAAAGGGATACAGTCTGTTAGTTCTGGTGTCTTTTTTGATGTAGGTAGTTCTGGTATCTTATTATCTTATCTCATATATTCAATTGTCCAGATCATGCTGTCACTCTCGAAACTTTGCTTGAAGTAGAACAAGAATGGAGACTAGAAATTGAGGAACTTGTATTTGATTCATTTTTCATGGTGAAAATGAATGCACTCTCTGTCACACAGGTGTAACCTGTTTGCTTTTTTTCGCTTCTTTTGTAGGAGTGCAAACAAGTGGACAGAGGAAGCACATTCTATGATTTCTGCTTCAACACAAGACTTGTCAAGTCAACAATAGTTCACTTTCAGGTATATATTCTTTCCAATTAAATTGGTTCCCAGCATTTGTAGTAGAATCATGGTAACGCCAAGTGGCCCTGCGGGCTGTTCTGTCCACTCATACGTTTTCAAATTTACGATTGACCAATTGTTACTCGTGATGCCAACAGAATGCTTAacaattttattaaaaatatgtgCATCTGCATCAAACTTTGAGACGAATGTGTTATTCATTCAAGTCCTGCTGGTCACAAGTTGTTGTTTTACCCTTACCTATTTTTCATAATGCAGTGCATTTTGGTGTACCAAGTACTACACTGCAACTGCAAcaaaatgtgtgtgtgtgtgtgtgtgtgtgtgtgtgtgtgtgtggtggtggtggtggtggtggttggggGACAGAGTAAGAAGGATAAACACGAGCATACAAAAACAATGACCGAATGCCTGAAATGTCCATGCTAAAAGTTGGTGCATTCATACCCTTACTCTGTTTTGTAGATACTACAAGATTTTTAAAGCTTTGactggtttccaattcagtaggTGAAGTTTCTAATTTTTATTATGCTTTTCCTTCAGTGTAACTGTAATATCATAACGATGACTGCAGGTTGTCTGATAAGTTTAGTTAGATATGCTAGCTGGAGCTGTAGTATATTTCTACAATTAACACTCCTGTGATATAGGACAGCATGGCAACACTATCCTTCCACCAGGTTCCATAAGCAGATGGACGAGCATCCGCAACGGTCGGCGCTGTTATTATAACGTCTATGGAGTATGGTATGGTAGGTTGTTTATGTTAAGCGAGCCTCAGCTGGATAACTCATGCTCGCATTTTCCTTTGGCTTGTTGGACCTTTGACAGCGACTAACAAAATTTTATGCAGGATGTCCCATTTGTCATCAACGATTGACAGATTAAAGTGTTTGCGTATTCTGTTGTAGCGTTAACTGAGTGAAATGCTTGTGCATATTTTGTATTCATAATTTCATATTGTGCATACTTCTGAGTTCTGACAGTTGTTCGTGCAATTTAATAACACGTTTGGTTGCTTATTACGGATTCTGATTTTTCCCCTGACGGTGTCTATTCATTTTCTTCTAAACGACTATATATTGCATGCCCTTAATACTTCCATATGGGTAAAATAATGTGTTCATATAAACTGTTGTTTTGGATATGATTAATGGAAGGGGAAGTTACAAGTGCTTCAAATATTGTTGGTAATTATACTGTAACAGCAGCACCATTTTTCTTTCTGATGTACCTAGCCATTGTCAAATGATGCTACTGCTAACCATATAACTGAACATCTAGACTAGAGCTGATCAAATGAGAATAATTTGCAGGAGGTTTAGGTGAGTGTATGGGTGGTTATGTAGTGGCCCTTTGGCTTGCGTGAATTTTGAGCTTCCATAAAAGCAGACTCCCTCAGGCAGGTGGAAAGGCAGAACATTGACTGCAATGTTCTGATTTGTTGCTTGTTCTTTGCCATGGAGAATACCTAACTGTGCTGTTTGTTTTCTTTTCATTATTGTCTTGTTATTCATCATTCTCTTTCAGTGTGCCTTTGTCAAGCGATTAATTTCACAAATCTTGTTAAACCCCTAGTTTGACAATAGGTGGCCTGTTTTTATTAGAGTACTACAGGTAGCCTATCGATTACTACAAAGAACTATTTGTCTCCATTTTTGTCCCTAGGAAAAAACCTACCCATCGGCGTGTCTTTTGCTAAAGCATCACTTATCACTTATCAGATACACTTCTTAGTTCTGCATTCCAAGGTGCTAACCGTATGCTGCATGTCCGCAGCTGAGGGACCTCATTTGGGCCACATCCAAGCATGATGTCTACACGACGCAGAACTATTCAGTTATGCACTGGTCTTCTCTTCTTCAAAGAGGGGAAGAAGTGCTCAATGTGGCAAATCGTGTACTTCCAAAGAAGGTCTGTATGTATTTCATATGATCTTTTGTGTTATCTTTTGCAAATCCAACTTTTGATCTAGTCCTCATTTCACAGACGGTCCGTGGGGCTCAGCCACTGTTCAGAATGCAGATGAGCTCAATTGCCTTAAAAGATAATCTTTTGGTAGCTGGTGGTTTCCGGGGCGAACTGATTTGCAAGGTATCACGACTTCCGAGGTGTGCACATCTTTCTATCATTGTTTGTATGTAAGCTCATGGATTTGTATTTGAACAGTACGTCGATCAACCTGGAGTGGCTTTCTGTACAAATCTTGCCGAGGATAAGGATAGCATCACAAATGCTGTAGATGTGTACGAGTCGCCTAAGTAAGTACAGTTGCTTGTATTCTGTGTTTTGTATTTAATTTTGAATTTGTAAGTACTACAGAATTGACTATCTTTTTCATTGTGTGATGCAGTGGGTCTACACGAGTGATGGCTGCCAACAATGACTGTGCTGTCAGAGTTTTTGATACCGAAAGGTTCAAGCTACTTAGCCACTTGAGATTCCCATGGTCGGTCAATGTGAGTTGATATTCATGTCATCCTCAGGCAGTTCATAACTCAAATCTTGTTCCATTATGATGGTTGCAGTTCTGGTTCCATTGCAGGATACATCAGCGAGTCCTGATGGCAAACTTATTGCTGTTCTTGGCGATAGCTCTGAGTGTTTGGTAGCTGATGCTCAGTCCGGCAAGGTGCGGGTCTCGTGATATGATGATAGTTTTAGAATTCTGATTAAAATGCCTTGGTACATGAGAATCAGACAATCTTTTTGTCTCACGCGGTTGCTACGTTTGCAGGAAATCGCAAACCTCAGGGGACACCTAGACTACTCGTTCTCATCGGCCTGGCACCCTGACGGCCGCGTCCTCGCCACCGGGAACCAGGACACCACCTGCCGGCTGTGGGACGTGCGCAACCTCTCGCGGTCTTTCGCGGTGCTGAAGGGGAGAATCGCCGCGGTGAGGGGCCTCAAGTTCTCGTCGGACGGCCGGTTCCTGGCGATGTCGGAGGCGGCGGACTTCGTCCACGTGTACGACTCGCAGGCCGATTACTCGAGGGAGCAGGAGATCGACATCTTTGGAGAGATCGCAGGCATGTCATTCAGCCCGGACACGGAGGCCCTGTTTGTAGGGGTCGCTGACCGGACGTATGGCAGCCTGATCGAGTTCAGCAGGAGGCATCGGTACGACTACTTCGACTCCTGTCTATGAAGCTGCAGGGCGCGTCTGTGGTGTCAGTGTGTACATAGTGGCGTGTCGCGTGTTTGTACATGAACATACGGGTGTTTGCTACTGGGAGCTGGCACCGCGAAATGTGCCTGAGATGGTCTGTATGCTCGCTACGTTTGCCAAAGGCAGATTATAATAATTATGATCGCTATTTTGGACGCCTAATGGTGAACGCTATGCAAAATGTTTTCCTGTCCCATCACCTTGGTTGTAGTGGTGTGGTAGAGACTTAGAACATGACTGCCAAACGACCATCGATCCTGCGGAAGCCGAGGCAGGAAAGTGGTCTCAAGATGACGAGCACACGCATGGCCAGGCAGCGCGACAATGGGATGGGGCGGACGCTGTGGCACCTGGTCGATACGCCGCCTGGGCGCCTGGGCGCGCGAGTGCGCTCACAGGCGTGCATCCACCACCACCAGTGGGAGCGTCAAGCGTGGGACTGCAGCACTGAGAGGTTGAGGACGATGGCACGGTCGCTGCTGTCTGGTGGGCCGAAGCGTGGGGGATTATGTGTCTGCCTGGGAAACCGTCGGGCGGCGCGGCACAATTCCACCCACGGCGAGTTCGTTGGGCCGAACTGTGCGCGCGATACAACTTGTTCTGACGGGCCTCAGTACTGGACGTTTTGGGCTCCTCCTCACCGGCGCCGTGTCAGCTTGCAATGTTCATCCTTGCTCAATACTGAatacttttttcttctttttaccaTTCAGGAGATCTGAGGCCCCACTTCGATTAGTCCCATTGAAAGCAGAAAGCTCAAGTTCCCCAAACCATGCACCGCCAAGTTGTGGCAGAAATAGAGAAACAAAAAGTGTTCGTTCCGTCATCCAAGTTGAGCAGGTAGTTTTTAGAAAAAAGAAATGGATTTTTACTTCAGCCTCTGCATTATTGAGTTTTACACGTAACTAATTCATTACTATAGCTTCAACCTCTGGTTGTTAGTTAAGAAACACTCTTAAAAATCGAAAACAAATTAAGGGGCGACTATTTAAGCGTAAGCCTCTTCGAAAGATCTCCGTGGCTACGGTCTCCTACTACGTGAAAAGTGTCTGTAGCaacaggttttttttttctttagagaCGGCTGACATTGGAATAGCCCCTATAGTGACGTGCTCGGACTCCAGCACAGCAGCCGACCCTATAAATGGCACAGTAGGAGCGGCTAGTAAtacgagccgctcctacaaatgcgtCGATTTGTAGGGCCCTGTTgtgtccatttgtaggggtggctgaatcaccagctgcccctataaatgCCCGTTGTATATATAGCAGCCACCTTTAGAAAAATTCTCTCCCCATCCTCTCTCAGTCTCTCTCCTCtttgctccctctctccctcgacGTGGACAGGGCGGCGGCGATGCCTGGCGCGGTGGCTGTGGCCGCctttctccacctcctcctccccccaTCGCGTCATTCTGTGTCGGCCGGTCCCTCGCCGCGGGCTCACGCCGTGAGGCGCTGGCGGCGACCGACGGCGCCCCCGGGCTGCGGTGCGGTGTTGGCCATGGGACCCAGCGGTGCCCGTCTCCGTCCATGGCGCCGTGTGAGCGGGCCTCGCCGGTGGCCGCTGGTGTGCCTCCCACCCCTTGCTGCCTCCTCACGCCAGTCAGCGTCTGCTTCTTGGCTGCACGAAACCCTagcgtctctctctccctccctccctctctccataGCACCGCAGCCTGGGCGCGCGGCGCTGTGACTGAGAGCTGTAGGTGTGCTTTGTTCTGTTGTTTGCTTCTTTTGGACTAGGTCGGTGGATTGGATTCTGGATTCGGCTGTTGGTGCTCACTTATTTTGAGTATTAGGTTTCCTTGAAGTACCTACAGATTTGAAGGTGACAGTTGGATCGGAGTGTGTGCTACTGAAATGCCTTTCTTCTGGTTGGGTTTACGCTATAAAAGATCCTGCCTACTTCTTGCTCAGTTGCTTAATTTACACATTACCTGAAATTAATTATATATTGGTCACTCCAAATTCTAGAAACTATCAGGAGTACATGGGTTAATTTTTATGATCATATCACTTGGTACGTGCTATCAGGTTTATGCAACCTGACATCTTCTAATTTTTCACTGGCCTTGATCTCAGAGGAAAAAATAATTATCTGTTTCAAGCAGTATGAGTTAGCAGCTGTTTCAATGCAGGATGTTATCTATAAGATTTTCCTCATTTTCTTATGTTCATTCTTTTCCTTTAAATATTTGATTGATTGCAGGATATTTCGAAAGGGGCTACAGATGCAGAACCCAGGTGTCAACATCATTTGTATTAAGGTAATATACCATTCAGAAAACATGAGTTATGTCAATATGATCTTTCAAGCTTATAATATATTTTATATTGGAATTTATAGCCAGAAAACAATGTTTTCTTGCGGAGTTTATCTATGGTTCCAGGAAAAGTAGTCAATGTCTGTCTACAAATACTTCATTGTCCATTATAGTTCTCCAATATCAATGAATGGTACATCAACTTCCAATGTCATGTCAATTGTTAAGCATAAAGGAATTATATAGTTACATAAAAACATAGTATGATGCGTACGCTCTAAATGATAATGTTGTGGTGTTGGTTTGAATTATGAACCTCTATATCTAGAGACTATTTTCCCTAAATGAACATTGGGTATGTGCTGATAATCTCATGTGTGTTCATGTGTTTATTGGTGTCTTTACCTCTGCCCGTTGCAACAAGTAATTACAGATGCATAAACTCTTTCCCTTATTTTTATTTAGACACCTCCACATCAAATCGACGTTGAGCAAACCCTGAAAAAGCATTTTTTGCTCTGAGTAAGTTACTTTTGCAGATAATACCAAGACAACACATTATTATTTAAACTGAAACACACTCAGTTTTCCCCTTCTTCGTTTTGCACTCAGATTCAGATCTTGTAGCTAGGCCACCAATAGACACAAGAGCTACTTGCAGGAAGCTATTCCACAAAAAGGATGCTAGCCTGGTACACTGTTGCTACATACTTGGTCAGTTCACATGGTGTTTTAGTGCTACCTTTGTGAGGTTTCAATGGTTCACGAGGATTCATTATTGTCATCCATTTTACAGTGCCTCTTCGAACAACAGACATTTCCTCAATTGAACGTTGTTTGGGTAAGGCCATTATTCACAAGCTATGTTTGTGTTCCTAACATTAGGTCTGCGACTTACACACATTCTTTATTTATATACCTCCTTATATGTCTGCTCTATCATTTTATAGCACATTTATTCCGAAAAGACGCTCCCTATTTTTCTTCGCCCTATACCTACAGATATTAGGCAATTCATATTGCCTGCTGTTGTGCTGCACATGCCAAATCAAAGGGAACAATGAACTCTACCGTCTCAAATAAATTTTATATTCTTCGTTGTACTATAGTCATCCTACCTTACATTGTCTACCTGTTTCCATGGTTGCACCTGTTGTTTAAAACTGATTTGCAACAACCATATTATAGACATGTTTAAAAGTATTAATTATCCACATGCTTTGCAAGTATTCTCTTAATTGGATAGATAAATCCTTCCTCAACTGAATTGATGCTGAATTTACATAAACTGCTCTCCAAAGTTGCTGCTGAATTTATTTAGTTCATCCTCAGGATTCCCAAAGGAAATAGATTAATGTGTTCCAAAGTCTACTGTTGCCACCCTCTCTCCCCGCTTGCATTCTCAACGTTTCACGGTACATGGTAAGAGTCAAACAGATTGAAAATTTTATCCCATGAGAACTATCTGATTACCTGCTTTTTCTTGTCACAAATAACTAGATCTAGACCCTTGTGTGCTCAAACTATACATGCTACATGTTCTTTTTTTGTGACTGCAATACATGCTAAGCATACTTCAATACTATACATGCTAAGTATTGAAGTATAAAAAAAATTAGGTGACCAATTTGGAGATCTTGTTATGATTCATGTTA belongs to Miscanthus floridulus cultivar M001 chromosome 4, ASM1932011v1, whole genome shotgun sequence and includes:
- the LOC136550450 gene encoding uncharacterized WD repeat-containing protein C2A9.03-like, whose translation is MEMYLVEDLDLLDDDDEFGGFGVTVGSDTPRPDKQTYDTSAGEYRNGKDMQGIPWESLNYGRDDYRRMRLKEYKNYESLSRSHELLDLECKQVDRGSTFYDFCFNTRLVKSTIVHFQLRDLIWATSKHDVYTTQNYSVMHWSSLLQRGEEVLNVANRVLPKKTVRGAQPLFRMQMSSIALKDNLLVAGGFRGELICKYVDQPGVAFCTNLAEDKDSITNAVDVYESPNGSTRVMAANNDCAVRVFDTERFKLLSHLRFPWSVNDTSASPDGKLIAVLGDSSECLVADAQSGKEIANLRGHLDYSFSSAWHPDGRVLATGNQDTTCRLWDVRNLSRSFAVLKGRIAAVRGLKFSSDGRFLAMSEAADFVHVYDSQADYSREQEIDIFGEIAGMSFSPDTEALFVGVADRTYGSLIEFSRRHRYDYFDSCL